In the Candidatus Saccharimonas aalborgensis genome, one interval contains:
- a CDS encoding glycosyltransferase family protein translates to MMGSIYFYTPIEPLQTGTAHYIDLVLNLLEKSPSKTSIILVIDSDLFDQGVNEYRGYQVIDYRQVKRTADDITIYFLANNEYHRYIHRSLHHHLANNGLAVSVVHEPAMWMNIEAMCTLRQYGYIPDDLKYFAAYDFGSDVEWIVKQNREGRSDNIFPYSTLAATHVYEQSDIIAFHSQYALAKYCSERSATYISRRKNEPQYMVISHAPEMISRGAISTTKKSKFSVGVFGWMNPSKQITEIIDAFDEFYQGLNSSGKKKVELRIVGKSNPDYDIAAYVKDKSSSNAIILYGYVSNGDMDRMIAETSLFMSLRFPSCGESSGPLTKANAAGCKTVVSEYAAFSEEPADYHVSVDRDKQHQQLVDILHDEYRAFPDGPQRMERFDPSGKEYYSIHHLLAMAIEMGDNRRR, encoded by the coding sequence CTAGTAATTGATAGTGACTTATTCGATCAAGGGGTGAATGAGTATCGAGGATATCAAGTGATCGACTATCGGCAGGTGAAACGCACGGCAGATGACATAACAATCTATTTCCTGGCCAATAACGAGTATCATCGCTACATCCATAGGTCACTACATCATCACCTCGCAAACAACGGACTTGCAGTGAGTGTAGTTCATGAGCCTGCCATGTGGATGAATATCGAGGCGATGTGTACATTGCGCCAGTATGGCTATATACCGGACGACCTAAAATATTTTGCTGCGTATGATTTTGGGTCTGATGTGGAATGGATCGTGAAACAGAATAGGGAAGGTAGATCAGATAATATATTCCCCTACTCAACACTCGCTGCTACACATGTGTATGAACAGAGCGATATCATCGCTTTCCATTCACAGTATGCGCTTGCAAAATACTGTAGTGAGAGAAGCGCTACTTACATATCACGTCGGAAGAATGAGCCGCAGTATATGGTAATTAGTCATGCACCTGAAATGATTTCTCGCGGGGCAATCTCGACTACAAAAAAGAGTAAGTTCTCGGTGGGTGTATTTGGTTGGATGAACCCCTCAAAACAAATCACAGAAATAATAGATGCGTTTGATGAGTTTTACCAAGGCCTTAATAGTAGCGGTAAGAAAAAAGTAGAGCTACGTATTGTTGGGAAAAGTAATCCAGACTATGATATTGCTGCTTACGTCAAAGATAAGTCATCAAGTAATGCCATAATACTGTATGGGTATGTATCTAATGGTGATATGGATAGAATGATAGCCGAAACATCGCTTTTTATGTCACTCCGATTTCCGTCGTGTGGTGAATCTTCGGGGCCACTAACGAAAGCCAATGCGGCCGGTTGTAAGACTGTCGTCTCTGAGTATGCAGCATTCTCCGAGGAGCCAGCAGATTATCATGTGTCTGTTGATAGAGATAAGCAACATCAGCAACTCGTTGATATATTACACGATGAATATCGTGCATTTCCCGACGGACCTCAACGAATGGAGCGCTTCGATCCTTCTGGAAAAGAGTACTATTCAATCCATCACCTACTTGCTATGGCGATAGAGATGGGTGATAATAGAAGGAGATGA
- a CDS encoding methyltransferase domain-containing protein: MIDQNSVNSEKYWDKRFTGNWDDEQGDKQSIFFADITRELLPKWFVDHVNNGNLSVCDWGCAEGDGTEVVRSFLPNSKIYGIDFSDNAIKSAAKKYPKIKFDAVDLITEKYSKQFDVIYASNIFEHFEDPWATFAKISQYASKYFVVQVPYREPVDKRIPEHFASFFTDDFFNHRSDEWRVVHIAAVDVSRRQPTYWAGSQILVIFARQTEEIPSAEQAVQGVASYSMNYLHELQGAIESVITKKIAQDGEIERLQRENSTQKEQLDELWRITNSKRQRVANKLANTVGKVMPKGSPQRYVAKSLYRSVRAVKHTPQYVGKLKDRLEIVRFAKTLRMKATEHKAVIVYCGMPWDNIMRQRPHHLAENLSKLGYLVIYQDPELEGYRIISPELILVGGDWCIDALSPVRDKVNLFYLFPAGYPKSFAKLQSIVNKGFNLIYEYIDELDETISGDLTLQREVFDRLEELHPSFLLASAKKLYGQLEERFPTDKLLLNENAVDSTHFDHTKSGKAPVPNDLKEIVDSGKSIVGYYGAVAPWLDYALINKMTLELSEVEFVFIGVDYNGGLQYLTIRDNVHYLGPKQYAELPNYSSFFDAAIIPFVEGEIAKSTSPVKLFEYMAMGLPTVCTKDLRECQGYEGVLLSRSGEKFIENVQKAIKLRKSTEMRNTLYTQANNNTWVARAKSIDKLIMRHYKKAR, translated from the coding sequence ATGATCGATCAAAATAGCGTTAACAGCGAGAAGTATTGGGATAAACGTTTCACTGGAAACTGGGACGATGAGCAGGGTGATAAGCAGAGTATCTTTTTCGCAGATATCACACGGGAACTCCTGCCCAAGTGGTTCGTAGATCATGTCAATAACGGCAATCTATCAGTATGTGACTGGGGGTGTGCGGAGGGTGACGGTACTGAGGTGGTTCGCTCTTTTCTCCCTAATAGCAAGATCTATGGTATTGATTTTTCAGATAACGCTATCAAGTCAGCTGCAAAAAAATATCCAAAAATTAAATTTGATGCGGTCGATTTAATTACAGAGAAATATTCTAAACAGTTTGATGTGATATATGCCTCAAACATTTTTGAGCATTTCGAGGATCCATGGGCAACATTTGCGAAAATATCACAGTACGCTTCAAAATATTTTGTTGTACAGGTGCCGTATCGGGAGCCTGTAGACAAAAGAATCCCAGAACACTTCGCCAGTTTCTTTACAGATGACTTCTTTAACCATCGTAGTGACGAGTGGAGAGTTGTTCATATTGCCGCAGTCGACGTATCAAGGAGACAGCCAACGTACTGGGCTGGAAGTCAAATACTAGTTATCTTCGCAAGACAAACCGAAGAGATCCCAAGCGCCGAGCAGGCCGTACAAGGAGTCGCTAGTTATTCAATGAACTACCTCCATGAGCTTCAGGGGGCTATTGAATCAGTAATCACGAAAAAAATTGCTCAAGACGGGGAAATTGAGAGACTGCAGCGCGAGAACAGTACTCAAAAAGAGCAGCTCGATGAGTTATGGCGGATAACGAACTCGAAACGACAACGGGTGGCAAACAAACTAGCTAATACTGTCGGAAAAGTGATGCCAAAGGGGAGCCCTCAACGCTATGTTGCCAAAAGTCTTTATCGATCCGTCCGTGCCGTGAAGCACACGCCGCAATATGTAGGCAAACTGAAAGATCGGCTAGAGATAGTGAGATTTGCTAAGACTCTAAGAATGAAGGCCACTGAACATAAGGCAGTCATTGTTTACTGTGGTATGCCATGGGATAACATTATGAGGCAGCGGCCCCACCACCTTGCAGAGAATCTTTCGAAATTGGGTTACCTAGTCATCTATCAGGATCCAGAGCTAGAGGGTTACAGAATCATTTCACCCGAGCTAATACTTGTTGGCGGTGACTGGTGTATCGATGCCCTCTCGCCAGTACGAGATAAGGTCAATCTCTTTTATCTCTTTCCAGCAGGCTATCCAAAGTCGTTTGCTAAGTTGCAAAGTATAGTTAATAAGGGATTCAATTTGATATATGAGTACATTGATGAACTCGACGAGACCATTAGTGGCGATCTTACGCTCCAGCGCGAGGTATTTGATAGACTAGAGGAACTACATCCGTCCTTCCTTCTTGCCTCTGCAAAAAAGCTTTACGGACAGCTAGAAGAGAGGTTTCCTACAGACAAGCTTCTGCTTAACGAAAATGCAGTTGATTCTACACATTTTGACCATACAAAGTCGGGAAAGGCTCCTGTCCCTAATGATTTAAAGGAGATAGTTGATTCGGGTAAGAGTATTGTTGGATACTATGGTGCGGTGGCTCCATGGCTAGACTACGCTCTCATAAATAAAATGACCCTCGAGTTATCAGAAGTAGAATTTGTATTTATAGGTGTTGACTATAATGGTGGGTTACAATATCTTACAATTCGCGACAACGTTCATTATTTGGGTCCAAAACAGTATGCCGAATTACCCAATTATTCTTCCTTTTTCGATGCCGCGATTATCCCATTTGTAGAAGGCGAAATAGCCAAATCAACCTCACCCGTTAAACTTTTTGAGTACATGGCGATGGGGTTACCGACGGTGTGCACAAAGGATTTAAGGGAGTGTCAAGGCTATGAGGGTGTCTTACTATCTCGGAGTGGTGAAAAGTTTATCGAAAATGTTCAAAAGGCAATAAAACTTCGTAAAAGCACCGAGATGC